The proteins below are encoded in one region of Populus alba chromosome 2, ASM523922v2, whole genome shotgun sequence:
- the LOC118049903 gene encoding purple acid phosphatase 15 isoform X2 produces MTLFGFHGSQVFFSMFFTGEFQMSNHNKNITPLDPKSVASVVRYGKLRNPLNHEAKGYSLVYSQLYPFEGLQNYTSGIIHHARLTGLKPDKLYYYRCGDPSIGALSDVYSFKTMPVSSPKNYPKRIAIMGDLGLTYNTSTTISHVISNKPQLALLVGDVTYANLYLTNGTGCDCYSCSFPNSPVHETYQPRWDYWGRFMQPLVSKVPLMVVEGNHEIEKQVGNQTFVAYSSRFAFPAKESGSSSAFYYSFNAGGIHFVMLGAYIAYHKSSDQYRWLERDLANVDRFVTPWLVAVWHPPWYSSYNAHYREAECMMAAMEELLYSYAVDIVFNGHVHAYERSNRVYNYTLDPCGPVHIVVGDGGNREKMAVGHADEPGNCPDPATTPDQHIGGFCALNFTTGPAAGQFCWDRQPDYSAFRESSFGHGILEVKNQTWALWTWHRNQDSRSTVGDQIYIVRQPDKCPVRYKQTERWFASI; encoded by the exons ATGACTCTGTTTGGATTTCATGGATCACAG gtgtttttttccatgttttttacAGGAGAATTTCAAATGAGTAACCATAATAAGAACATAACACCATTAGACCCGAAAAGTGTTGCAAGCGTTGTTCGATATGGGAAATTGAGGAATCCATTAAATCATGAAGCAAAGGGCTATTCCCTTGTTTACAGTCAGCTTTATCCTTTTGAAGGTCTTCAGAACTACACTTCTGGCATCATCCATCATGCTCGCCTCACAG GGTTAAAACCTGACAAATTATACTATTATCGATGTGGAGATCCTTCAATAGGTGCATTGAGTGATGTTTATAGTTTCAAAACAATGccagtttcaagtccaaaaaacTATCCAAAAAGAATAGCTATCATGGGGGATCTTGGTCTTACATACAACACAAGTACCACAATCAGTCATGTTATTAGTAATAAACCTCAACTTGCTTTATTGGTTGGGGATGTAACTTATGCAAACTTGTATCTTACAAATGGAACTGGCTGTGACTGCTATTCTTGCTCCTTTCCTAACTCCCCCGTCCACGAGACTTACCAGCCTCGTTGGGATTACTGGGGAAG GTTCATGCAACCTTTAGTTTCTAAGGTTCCATTAATGGTGGTGGAAGGAAACcatgaaatagaaaaacaagttGGGAACCAAACATTTGTGGCTTACAGTTCTCGTTTTGCGTTCCCAGCTAAAGAAAGTGGATCTTCATCTGCATTCTACTACTCCTTCAACGCAGGAGGCATACATTTTGTCATGCTTGGAGCATACATTGCTTATCATAAATCAT CTGATCAGTACAGGTGGCTGGAGAGAGACTTGGCTAATGTTGATCGATTTGTTACTCCATGGCTGGTAGCAGTATGGCATCCACCTTGGTATAGTTCTTACAACGCCCATTACAGAGAGGCAGAGTGTATGATGGCGGCCATGGAAGAATTGCTTTACTCATATGCTGTTGATATAGTCTTCAATGGACAT GTTCATGCCTACGAGAGGTCAAATCGAGTTTATAATTACACATTAGATCCATGTGGTCCTGTGCATATTGTTGTTGGAGATGGAGGCAACCGAGAAAAGATGGCTGTTGGGCATGCTGATGAACCTGGTAACTGTCCAGATCCCGCAACCACTCCTGATCAACACATTGGTGGTTTTTGTGCCTTAAACTTTACAACTGGCCCTGCAGCCGGTCAGTTTTGCTGGGACAGACAGCCTGATTATAGTGCTTTCCGGGAAAGTAGTTTTGGCCACGGAATTCTAGAG GTGAAGAATCAGACCTGGGCTTTATGGACATGGCACCGGAACCAGGACTCTCGCAGTACAGTTGGGGATCAAATTTACATAGTGAGGCAACCTGATAAATGCCCTGTCCGGTACAAACAAACTGAACGTTGGTTTGCATCCATTTGA
- the LOC118049903 gene encoding purple acid phosphatase 15 isoform X1, with protein sequence MGFFNFSLQVVVVVFISYCSFVSFVVYGNNIRSNVIPSTLDGPFEPRTVPFDVSLRGNAVDLPDADPRVRRRVKGFQPEQISLSLSATYDSVWISWITGEFQMSNHNKNITPLDPKSVASVVRYGKLRNPLNHEAKGYSLVYSQLYPFEGLQNYTSGIIHHARLTGLKPDKLYYYRCGDPSIGALSDVYSFKTMPVSSPKNYPKRIAIMGDLGLTYNTSTTISHVISNKPQLALLVGDVTYANLYLTNGTGCDCYSCSFPNSPVHETYQPRWDYWGRFMQPLVSKVPLMVVEGNHEIEKQVGNQTFVAYSSRFAFPAKESGSSSAFYYSFNAGGIHFVMLGAYIAYHKSSDQYRWLERDLANVDRFVTPWLVAVWHPPWYSSYNAHYREAECMMAAMEELLYSYAVDIVFNGHVHAYERSNRVYNYTLDPCGPVHIVVGDGGNREKMAVGHADEPGNCPDPATTPDQHIGGFCALNFTTGPAAGQFCWDRQPDYSAFRESSFGHGILEVKNQTWALWTWHRNQDSRSTVGDQIYIVRQPDKCPVRYKQTERWFASI encoded by the exons ATGGGattctttaatttcagtttacaagtggtggtggtggtgttcaTATCTTATTGTTCTTTTGTATCTTTTGTTGTTTATGGCAACAACATTAGGAGTAATGTCATTCCGTCAACTTTGGATGGCCCATTTGAGCCCCGTACCGTCCCTTTTGACGTCAGTTTGCGCGGCAACGCCGTAGATTTGCCCGACGCCGATCCCCGAGTTCGCCGCCGGGTCAAAGGTTTCCAGCCTGAGCAAatttctctgtctctctctgcCACTTATGACTCTGTTTGGATTTCATGGATCACAG GAGAATTTCAAATGAGTAACCATAATAAGAACATAACACCATTAGACCCGAAAAGTGTTGCAAGCGTTGTTCGATATGGGAAATTGAGGAATCCATTAAATCATGAAGCAAAGGGCTATTCCCTTGTTTACAGTCAGCTTTATCCTTTTGAAGGTCTTCAGAACTACACTTCTGGCATCATCCATCATGCTCGCCTCACAG GGTTAAAACCTGACAAATTATACTATTATCGATGTGGAGATCCTTCAATAGGTGCATTGAGTGATGTTTATAGTTTCAAAACAATGccagtttcaagtccaaaaaacTATCCAAAAAGAATAGCTATCATGGGGGATCTTGGTCTTACATACAACACAAGTACCACAATCAGTCATGTTATTAGTAATAAACCTCAACTTGCTTTATTGGTTGGGGATGTAACTTATGCAAACTTGTATCTTACAAATGGAACTGGCTGTGACTGCTATTCTTGCTCCTTTCCTAACTCCCCCGTCCACGAGACTTACCAGCCTCGTTGGGATTACTGGGGAAG GTTCATGCAACCTTTAGTTTCTAAGGTTCCATTAATGGTGGTGGAAGGAAACcatgaaatagaaaaacaagttGGGAACCAAACATTTGTGGCTTACAGTTCTCGTTTTGCGTTCCCAGCTAAAGAAAGTGGATCTTCATCTGCATTCTACTACTCCTTCAACGCAGGAGGCATACATTTTGTCATGCTTGGAGCATACATTGCTTATCATAAATCAT CTGATCAGTACAGGTGGCTGGAGAGAGACTTGGCTAATGTTGATCGATTTGTTACTCCATGGCTGGTAGCAGTATGGCATCCACCTTGGTATAGTTCTTACAACGCCCATTACAGAGAGGCAGAGTGTATGATGGCGGCCATGGAAGAATTGCTTTACTCATATGCTGTTGATATAGTCTTCAATGGACAT GTTCATGCCTACGAGAGGTCAAATCGAGTTTATAATTACACATTAGATCCATGTGGTCCTGTGCATATTGTTGTTGGAGATGGAGGCAACCGAGAAAAGATGGCTGTTGGGCATGCTGATGAACCTGGTAACTGTCCAGATCCCGCAACCACTCCTGATCAACACATTGGTGGTTTTTGTGCCTTAAACTTTACAACTGGCCCTGCAGCCGGTCAGTTTTGCTGGGACAGACAGCCTGATTATAGTGCTTTCCGGGAAAGTAGTTTTGGCCACGGAATTCTAGAG GTGAAGAATCAGACCTGGGCTTTATGGACATGGCACCGGAACCAGGACTCTCGCAGTACAGTTGGGGATCAAATTTACATAGTGAGGCAACCTGATAAATGCCCTGTCCGGTACAAACAAACTGAACGTTGGTTTGCATCCATTTGA